The Chitinophagales bacterium genome includes a region encoding these proteins:
- a CDS encoding Ig-like domain-containing protein gives MINSVKKRHTKILISTLLIVFFFAKCAVITSPTGGERDKTPPELLTEIPANKTTNFNTHQIHLQFNEFVQVNNQQNIIVSPKLQNKPKIEVKKNDIYISFKDTLIPNTTYSVFFGDNIVDVNESNPFPNYTFVFSTGDFIDSLELKTKIDFTETSIPDNSYLLLYKDLNDSAFLKEAPFYLSKIEKDGSAIIQHLKQGTYKVYALTDLNNNYYYDLPNENIAFLDSAITIDSNVSNIKLELFTPEPNQLKVLQTDKSIVNNQFNISWNKNISPTKDQIAIQVFPDTMINAIAFPNGEKTSKVYFPNLSQDTGRIGLKVFHNKQLIDSTINLSINNKKELLTIFNDSTIYKVFEGSALKLKSNSFSIFNIDSSKVQLLDSTKTSIPFTIEKDNDWQSYHIKAQWQDNMNYQLVLADSFLVDFGQNYTKMQKISILGQSVKKAGNLLINIELQEESLYLIANLKDNQGKVLDQHFLRDSQTLQINYKMLPAGQYFVEIIKDDNDNGIWNSGNFELKTLPEKKYKSQAIIIKENWDSEETIKVDFNQKTESTNIKNTDTKIQKGLEENTNEILNKTTSPKTKGGLQK, from the coding sequence ATGATAAATAGCGTCAAAAAACGACATACAAAAATTTTAATAAGCACATTATTAATAGTGTTCTTTTTTGCTAAATGTGCAGTTATTACTTCGCCAACTGGTGGAGAAAGAGACAAAACACCACCAGAGTTATTAACAGAAATACCAGCTAATAAAACAACCAACTTTAATACGCATCAAATACATTTACAATTTAACGAGTTTGTGCAAGTCAATAATCAACAAAATATCATTGTTTCTCCAAAATTGCAAAATAAACCAAAAATAGAAGTAAAGAAAAACGACATCTATATCTCATTTAAAGATACATTGATACCAAACACGACTTATTCTGTTTTTTTTGGAGATAATATTGTAGATGTAAATGAAAGCAATCCGTTTCCAAATTATACTTTCGTTTTTTCAACAGGCGATTTTATAGATTCATTAGAATTAAAAACCAAAATAGATTTTACAGAAACTAGTATTCCAGATAATTCGTATTTATTGTTGTATAAAGATTTAAACGATTCTGCTTTTTTAAAAGAAGCTCCTTTTTATTTATCAAAAATTGAAAAAGATGGAAGTGCTATCATTCAGCATTTAAAACAAGGTACTTATAAAGTATATGCATTAACCGATTTAAATAACAACTATTACTACGATTTACCTAACGAAAATATTGCTTTTTTAGATTCAGCAATTACAATAGATTCCAATGTAAGCAACATCAAATTAGAATTGTTTACACCAGAACCAAATCAACTTAAAGTATTGCAAACAGATAAAAGTATTGTCAACAATCAATTCAATATTTCGTGGAATAAAAATATATCACCAACAAAAGACCAAATAGCCATTCAGGTATTTCCAGATACGATGATTAATGCCATTGCTTTTCCAAATGGTGAAAAAACAAGTAAAGTCTATTTTCCAAATCTTAGTCAAGATACAGGTCGCATAGGTTTAAAAGTGTTTCACAACAAACAATTAATAGATTCAACTATAAATTTAAGTATCAATAACAAAAAAGAGTTGCTTACTATTTTTAATGATTCTACAATTTATAAAGTTTTTGAAGGATCTGCTTTAAAACTCAAAAGCAATTCTTTTTCTATTTTCAATATCGATTCATCAAAAGTACAATTGTTAGATTCTACTAAGACATCAATTCCTTTTACAATAGAAAAAGACAACGATTGGCAGTCATATCATATAAAAGCACAGTGGCAAGACAACATGAACTATCAATTAGTCTTAGCAGATTCATTTTTGGTAGATTTTGGTCAAAACTATACAAAAATGCAAAAAATTTCCATTTTAGGTCAATCAGTTAAAAAAGCAGGTAACTTATTGATTAACATTGAGTTACAAGAAGAATCACTATATTTAATCGCAAATTTAAAAGATAATCAAGGCAAAGTATTAGATCAACATTTTTTACGCGATTCTCAGACGCTTCAAATCAACTATAAAATGTTACCAGCAGGTCAATATTTTGTAGAAATTATAAAAGACGATAATGACAATGGAATTTGGAACAGCGGAAACTTTGAATTAAAAACATTACCAGAAAAAAAATATAAATCTCAAGCAATTATAATAAAAGAAAATTGGGATAGCGAAGAAACCATAAAAGTAGATTTTAATCAAAAAACAGAATCTACAAATATTAAAAATACAGATACAAAAATACAAAAAGGTTTAGAAGAAAATACGAACGAAATTTTAAATAAAACTACTTCACCAAAAACAAAAGGCGGTCTTCAAAAGTAA